The nucleotide sequence CAGATCATCTTTATCGACAATTTTGAGAACGTTATTGTAAATATCACCCGGGAACAGTTCGAGGAGCAACGTAACGGCCGCACGTTTAAGATCGTTTTTAAAAGGGATGAGATGATCGATAAGATCTCAGAATCCTATGCCGATGTGCGGGAAGGCGATAAACTGGCGCTTTTTAACAGCGCCGGCTACCTGGAAATCGCTATCAACAAGGGGAATGCCGCTGGCTTATTCGGGCTAAAGGGGTTTTCAGACAAGGCCAGCCAGTCGTCCAATATCATGCAAAACCAGCTCTTATACCAGACCGTACGGATCTATTTCGAATAACTGCAAGCCATCAGCTTTGAGCAGTCAGCCCCGCTTTTCCCTATTCCCTGTTCACTTTCCGGCCCTTTCCCTCTACTTCGTTTCGAACCACACCGGTTTCTGTTCATCCCAGCTGCCGCCATAATTGATAAATAATTGTTCCCCTGCTTCAATATCCCGTACCGTCCGGATCGCTATGGAATTTGTAGTATAATCCATTTCATATTCACAGTTGGCAGAATAGGAATGATTGTAAACGGAAACCCATCCCAGGGCCAGCGCACACTGGTCGCTGTTGCTTCCCCATTCAAAAATATAATCATGCAGCTGCGTTTGATCCAGCAACTCCCGTTCCCGCTGCGTCATCACGATCACCGGCGCTATTTCAATAACGGAACCTGCGGTAACGGGCGAACCGGTAAATACCCCCTTTCCCATTTCCACGGTTGCGGCAATATATAAACAAGGTGCAATCACTCCGGCTGTTTTGTCTTTTGAAAAACTGTTTTCATAAAAAATTAATAGTCAAAAATCGGAAATCTTTACTTACAAAACTTCTTTTTTACCGCCCAATTACGCCTGAAATCTTCCGGGCGGATAAATGGGCGGCGGAACGGAAAATTTTTCACCCCGTTTGTTGAATAGGGTATAAAAAATTTTATGTACGTTTGACGCATGTCTTTTGAAGCGGAAGATAAAACACTGGTAGAATCTTTTAAAGAGGTCATCGCCACGGAAGACAAACTGGACATTAAGAAATTCCTGGATGCCCAGAATATTACGGATGTGGTTGACCTCATCTACGAAATGCCGGAATTCGACAGTCAGATCATTGCAAACATGTCGATGCACCGGGCGGCCAGCGTTTTTAAACTACTGGAGACAAGCAATCAGAAAGACATCATCCATAAACTTCCTCCCAGTAAAGCAGCAGAGCTGCTCAACGACCTTCCGGCGGATGACCGTACGGATTTTCTGG is from Niabella beijingensis and encodes:
- a CDS encoding SET domain-containing protein, with translation MIAPCLYIAATVEMGKGVFTGSPVTAGSVIEIAPVIVMTQRERELLDQTQLHDYIFEWGSNSDQCALALGWVSVYNHSYSANCEYEMDYTTNSIAIRTVRDIEAGEQLFINYGGSWDEQKPVWFETK